A genomic stretch from Anaerolinea thermophila UNI-1 includes:
- the glmU gene encoding bifunctional UDP-N-acetylglucosamine diphosphorylase/glucosamine-1-phosphate N-acetyltransferase GlmU, producing MKVLPVILAAGQGVRMRSRLPKVLHPLAGRPLIQHALRIVQQVADVPPIVVIGHQADQVRAALDESVRTALQEEQLGTGHAVMSAEALARGQSDLVLITYGDMPLLRPETLRALIEVQKNNRGPLSLLTVEMEDPHGFGRIIRDEEGRVTAIVEEAVATPEQRAIRELNTGVYCIRNEWLWDALRKIQRSPKGEYYLTDLVEIAVSEGLEVQAVCLKDPEEALGINTRVHLAEAEAVLRKRIARHWMEAGVTIIDPASTYIEADVTIGMDTVIYPNTYLRGKTSIGENCVLGPDTIIEDSQIGNHCTVLASVIESSLLEDDIRMGPFCHLRPKAHLAKGVKMGNFGEVKASYLGPGVHMGHFSYIGDAIIGAHTNIGAGTITCNFDGKNKHRTEIGEDAFIGSDTMLVAPVKIGARARTGAGSVVTHDVPDDETVVGVPARPFKKTSQERTPQSE from the coding sequence ATGAAAGTTTTACCTGTTATTCTCGCCGCGGGTCAAGGGGTACGGATGCGCTCACGCCTGCCGAAAGTCCTGCACCCGCTGGCAGGACGCCCGTTAATTCAGCATGCACTGCGCATCGTTCAGCAGGTTGCTGATGTTCCTCCCATCGTGGTCATCGGGCATCAGGCAGACCAGGTGCGCGCCGCGCTGGACGAATCGGTTCGCACCGCATTACAGGAAGAACAGTTGGGCACCGGTCATGCCGTCATGTCTGCCGAAGCCCTGGCACGTGGACAAAGCGATCTGGTGTTGATTACCTACGGGGATATGCCCCTGTTGCGCCCGGAGACCCTGCGCGCCCTGATTGAGGTGCAGAAAAACAATCGCGGACCGCTCTCCCTGCTCACCGTGGAAATGGAAGACCCACACGGCTTTGGGCGCATCATCCGGGACGAGGAGGGACGCGTAACCGCCATCGTCGAGGAAGCGGTAGCAACCCCGGAACAGCGCGCCATTCGAGAGTTAAACACTGGCGTCTACTGCATCCGCAACGAATGGCTGTGGGACGCCCTGCGCAAGATTCAGCGGTCACCCAAAGGGGAATACTACCTGACCGATCTGGTAGAGATTGCCGTTTCCGAAGGGTTGGAGGTACAAGCCGTTTGTCTGAAAGACCCTGAAGAAGCCCTGGGCATCAACACCCGCGTGCACCTTGCGGAAGCCGAAGCCGTGTTACGCAAGCGCATTGCCCGCCACTGGATGGAAGCCGGGGTGACTATTATTGATCCTGCTTCTACTTACATCGAAGCCGACGTCACGATTGGCATGGATACGGTCATCTACCCCAACACCTACCTGCGTGGAAAGACCAGCATTGGCGAAAACTGCGTGCTTGGACCGGATACCATTATTGAAGACAGCCAGATAGGAAACCACTGCACCGTCCTGGCATCGGTCATCGAAAGTTCTCTGCTAGAAGACGATATACGCATGGGACCTTTCTGTCACCTGCGTCCCAAAGCCCATCTTGCCAAGGGCGTCAAAATGGGCAATTTTGGCGAGGTCAAAGCCTCTTACCTGGGACCAGGTGTACACATGGGGCATTTTTCCTACATCGGCGATGCTATCATCGGTGCGCACACCAACATTGGCGCAGGCACAATCACCTGCAACTTTGACGGCAAGAACAAGCACCGCACCGAAATCGGTGAAGATGCCTTTATCGGGTCAGACACCATGCTGGTGGCGCCGGTGAAGATTGGAGCGCGCGCCCGCACTGGTGCAGGGTCAGTGGTCACACACGATGTGCCTGACGACGAAACCGTAGTAGGTGTACCTGCCCGTCCCTTCAAGAAAACCTCACAAGAGAGGACGCCTCAGAGCGAATGA